The Apostichopus japonicus isolate 1M-3 chromosome 20, ASM3797524v1, whole genome shotgun sequence genome contains a region encoding:
- the LOC139961559 gene encoding uncharacterized protein yields MVKHLVKTIAGVLTLTLLLATAHARNITVESCYLYSYSCQRLLCTDIPRQEVCSCHQGCQLFNDCCHDVEAYYERCFTTTYERSETNTHLVQFDCIEDELSLNNYWMVATCPSDWTGVDNCSGLDTVGRLDNGLEAIPVFSTTTGVTFKNVYCAICNSELLDDLQTWSLYGDCLWSIQQNRSRSETIEVLTESCLNTRLAPPKDQWMSNNYFVPCLSPYIENMISSCPDTYIESTVANESIINLCNDAFAPLTVNNITFRNNYCTVCYFLASEDEISLSTCVRSTFLSYGGRLPISRFNIFAPLSLSFNLNSNDDECDIDEVFDELKKECAFVGCPKDYEPVSNNCAYKKQTAQIKCEQVEVEIMANVSMSEAEVCNTTNHDPEVSHLLTCIEQHLGINVNQLEGVSDYSECIDASRSKVIYFTGQTQSAKFLEDLVASLPIGEVEEIQSSDECRNVNEIQMTSQCGRFDHETCFSNWYKDLDIVIQKQEDGENFNVTLLNDQQWQDIEVHVANIKLKYNIQVLSGVEVSTRRWYQFSSSDSFPCGIAACRQTFFANASEFTSSANDSDLLVSIRDNSWILRPDQFRWEDNDTIEICAKDEPTIISGFSGVRSIIVQIMYIMGTMSSVVGLTFSLITYGVFPSLRSTISKLLTMILCLNLLIATISFVLVAKVTNVRMLCGLIAWSVHYFFLATFSTSSLIGCHFIHTFSFKVRSSTSKMSTTSVALNMLFCYGVPSVISLALYICQLVLGRDRVYYGDQNICIIGDRLINIWFFSVPLGLNVVFNAGVFVYVVTSLCIQTRGSKSLARNNDTKELFNTFLIFIKIATVLGFTWLFGFVGSLTSQEFLLALFDILTPFQGFMIFLLFICKRNTWILWKQRLNVKVKPQNSRTTRTTAVSSITERLNRDTAGHETTAT; encoded by the exons CTGTAGAAAGTTGCTACCTATATTCATATTCGTGCCAGCGTTTGCTGTGCACAGACATCCCAAGACAGGAAGTTTGCTCCTGCCATCAAGGCTGCCAACTTTTTAACGATTGCTGTCACGATGTTGAAGCGTACTATGAGAGATGTTTCACGACAACTTACGAAAGATCAGAGACCAACACACATCTCGTTCAATTTGACTGTATCGAAGATGAACTATCCCTCAATAACTATTGGATGGTGGCAACATGTCCTTCTGATTGGACGGGAGTTGATAATTGTAGCGGTCTCGATACCGTTGGAAGACTAGATAACGGTCTCGAGGCCATTCCAGTCTTTTCCACAACTACCGGCGTCACCTTCAAAAATGTTTATTGTGCCATTTGCAATTCCGAATTGCTGGATGATCTTCAAACGTGGTCGCTCTACGGAGACTGTCTTTGGAGTATTCAGCAGAATCGTAGCAGATCTGAAACTATCGAGGTCCTTACTGAATCCTGCCTGAATACCAGATTAGCTCCTCCGAAAGACCAATGGATGAGTAACAATTATTTTGTGCCCTGTCTTAGCCCATACATCGAAAATATGATCAGTTCATGTCCAGACACATATATTGAAAGTACAGTTGCAAATGAAAGCATCATCAACCTTTGTAATGATGCATTCGCCCCACTTACGGTCAATAATATCACATTCAGGAACAACTATTGTACGGTATGTTACTTCTTGGCATCAGAGGACGAAATCTCGTTATCGACATGTGTTAGGTCGACATTTCTTAGCTATGGAGGCAGGCTGCCTATATCTCGATTTAACATATTTGCACCGTTGTCACTATCTTTCAATCTCAACTCAAACGACGACGAATGCGACATCGATGAAGTCTTCGACGAATTAAAAAAGGAATGTGCCTTTGTAGGCTGTCCAAAGGACTATGAACCCGTAAGTAATAATTGTGCTTACAAGAAACAAACAGCTCAGATTAAATGCGAGCAAGTAGAAGTAGAAATTATGGCAAACGTCTCGATGTCTGAAGCTGAAGTTTGCAACACGACAAACCATGATCCCGAAGTGAGCCACTTACTAACATGCATCGAGCAGCATTTAGGAATTAATGTCAACCAACTTGAAGGGGTAAGCGACTATTCGGAATGCATTGATGCGTCCAGAAGTAAAGTTATTTACTTTACCGGTCAAACACAAAGTGCTAAGTTTTTGGAAGATTTAGTAGCATCTCTGCCAATTGGTGAAGTAGAAGAGATTCAATCCTCAGATGAGTGCAGAAATGTTAATGAAATTCAGATGACAAGCCAATGTGGAAGGTTTGACCATGAGACGTGTTTCTCGAATTGGTATAAAGATCTTGACATTGTCATTCAGAAGCAAGAGGACGGAGAGAACTTCAATGTGACTTTGTTGAATGACCAACAATGGCAGGATATAGAAGTCCACGTAGCAAACATAAAGCTCAAATACAATATTCAAGTCCTTTCTGGGGTGGAAGTTTCAACTAGGAGATGGTACCAATTTTCATCCTCCGACTCATTCCCATGCGGGATTGCGGCGTGTCGGCAGACTTTCTTTGCAAATGCATCCGAATTTACAAGTTCGGCTAATGATTCAGATTTGCTTGTAAGCATCCGCGATAATTCATGGATACTGCGGCCAGATCAGTTCAGATGGGAAGATAATGATACCATTGAAATCTGTGCCAAAGACGAGCCGACGATAATATCTGGCTTCTCGGGGGTACGATCAATAATTGTTCAAATCATGTACATCATGGGAACCATGTCGTCTGTAGTAGGTCTTACATTCAGCTTAATAACGTACGGAGTGTTTCCTTCTCTTCGTTCGACTATCAGCAAACTGCTGACAATGATCCTGTGTTTGAATCTCCTGATTGCAACAATCAGCTTCGTTCTAGTAGCCAAAGTAACCAATGTCAGAATGTTATGTGGATTAATCGCATGGTCagttcattatttctttttggcAACGTTTTCCACCAGTTCTTTGATTGGTTGTCATTTCATCCACACGTTCAGTTTCAAAGTACGTTCCTCTACGTCTAAGATGAGTACCACCAGTGTGGCTTTAAACATGCTATTCTGTTATGGAGTACCTTCTGTGATCAGTTTAGCGCTTTACATCTGTCAACTGGTACTTGGTAGAGACCGTGTATACTATGGTGACCAGAACATTTGCATCATCGGTGACAGACTCATCAATATATGGTTTTTCTCGGTCCCTCTCGGGCTTAACGTCGTCTTCAACGCAGGTGTGTTTGTCTACGTCGTTACTAGCCTATGCATTCAAACTCGAGGAAGCAAGTCTCTCGCCAGGAACAACGACACAAAGGAACTTTTCAACACCttcttaatattcattaaa ATAGCGACAGTTCTTGGGTTCACTTGGCTGTTTGGATTCGTTGGAAGTTTAACATCACAAGAGTTTTTATTAGCATTATTTGACATTCTCACGCCTTTTCAGGGATTCATGATATTTTTACTATTCATCTGTAAGCGAAACACCTGGATACTGTGGAAACAACGTTTGAACGTCAAGGTTAAGCCACAAAACAGCAGAACCACACGAACGACAGCAGTCTCCAGCATCACTGAACGGCTAAACAGAGATACGGCTGGACATGAGACTACCGCTACGTGA
- the LOC139961568 gene encoding translation initiation factor eIF2 assembly protein-like isoform X6, translating to MASPMSKQHILNCSFSSWYNCFQHVSIPSKIIPLEDEFVSYLLADGIYLPDSSGSGDSDDSENNVQAKRQQFPELQSLIENKIQDLGGSVFPKLNWSSPKDAAWIAAGNTLRSYNFNEIFILLKSSDFVTHDLTMPFELCENQSKDDLRYELILRKWMEINPSMEFRVFVKNDSIVGISQRETSTYYDTVASHAAEIQEEIEAFFDKFICSKFFDTSYVFDIYRREKNDIILIDFNPFGGVTDSLLCDWNELFSDGPQEENVFLYVDSPGHVQPSPYLTYGFPKEYVDLASPDAAKLVEALKMENVKQRPGQRDTET from the exons ATGGCATCACCAATGTCAAAACAGCACATTCTCAACTGCAGCTTTTCATCTTGGTACAATTGCTTCCAACATGTTTCTATTCCCAG TAAAATTATTCCTTTAGAAGATGAGTTTGTATCATACCTTTTGGCAGATGGAATTTACCTTCCTGACAG CTCTGGAAGTGGAGACTCGGATGATTCAGAAAATAATGTACAAGCAAAG AGGCAACAGTTTCCAGAATTACAGTCTCTCATTGAGAACAAAATTCAAGACCTGGGTGGATCTGTGTTTCCCAAACTTAACTGGAGTTCTCCCAAG GATGCAGCATGGATAGCAGCGGGAAACACTCTAAGAAGTTACAATTTCAACGAGATATTTATCTTACTCAAGAGCTCAGATTTTGTAACTCACGATCTGACAATGCC aTTTGAACTTTGTGAGAATCAAAGTAAGGATGATCTCAGATATGAG CTCATCCTGCGGAAATGGATGGAAATCAATCCAAGTATGGAATTTCGAGTTTTTGTGAAGAACGATTCTATAGTAG GTATATCTCAGAGAGAAACATCAACCTACTATGATACAGTTGCTTCACACGCAGCAGAAATACAAGAAGAAATAGAGGCCTTCTTTGATAAATTTATTTGTTCCAAATTCTTTGATACAAGTT ATGTGTTTGATATTTACAGAAGAGAAAAG AATGACATCATTCTCATTGATTTTAATCCATTTGGGGGAGTGACTGATTCTCTCCTCTGTGACTGGAATGAGCTGTTTTCTGATGGACCACAAGAAGAG AACGTGTTTCTCTACGTGGACAGCCCAGGTCATGTCCAGCCAAGCCCTTACCTTACCTATGGCTTTCCAAAGGAGTATGTCGATCTTGCATCGCCTGATGCCGCAAAGCTAGTAGAAGCTCTTAAAATG GAAAATGTCAAACAGCGTCCAGGCCAACGTGATACGGAGACCTGA
- the LOC139961568 gene encoding translation initiation factor eIF2 assembly protein-like isoform X5 has protein sequence MIFSTAMASPMSKQHILNCSFSSWYNCFQHVSIPSKIIPLEDEFVSYLLADGIYLPDSSGSGDSDDSENNVQAKRQQFPELQSLIENKIQDLGGSVFPKLNWSSPKDAAWIAAGNTLRSYNFNEIFILLKSSDFVTHDLTMPFELCENQSKDDLRYELILRKWMEINPSMEFRVFVKNDSIVGISQRETSTYYDTVASHAAEIQEEIEAFFDKFICSKFFDTSYVFDIYRREKNDIILIDFNPFGGVTDSLLCDWNELFSDGPQEENVFLYVDSPGHVQPSPYLTYGFPKEYVDLASPDAAKLVEALKMENVKQRPGQRDTET, from the exons ATGATC TTCTCAACCGCTATGGCATCACCAATGTCAAAACAGCACATTCTCAACTGCAGCTTTTCATCTTGGTACAATTGCTTCCAACATGTTTCTATTCCCAG TAAAATTATTCCTTTAGAAGATGAGTTTGTATCATACCTTTTGGCAGATGGAATTTACCTTCCTGACAG CTCTGGAAGTGGAGACTCGGATGATTCAGAAAATAATGTACAAGCAAAG AGGCAACAGTTTCCAGAATTACAGTCTCTCATTGAGAACAAAATTCAAGACCTGGGTGGATCTGTGTTTCCCAAACTTAACTGGAGTTCTCCCAAG GATGCAGCATGGATAGCAGCGGGAAACACTCTAAGAAGTTACAATTTCAACGAGATATTTATCTTACTCAAGAGCTCAGATTTTGTAACTCACGATCTGACAATGCC aTTTGAACTTTGTGAGAATCAAAGTAAGGATGATCTCAGATATGAG CTCATCCTGCGGAAATGGATGGAAATCAATCCAAGTATGGAATTTCGAGTTTTTGTGAAGAACGATTCTATAGTAG GTATATCTCAGAGAGAAACATCAACCTACTATGATACAGTTGCTTCACACGCAGCAGAAATACAAGAAGAAATAGAGGCCTTCTTTGATAAATTTATTTGTTCCAAATTCTTTGATACAAGTT ATGTGTTTGATATTTACAGAAGAGAAAAG AATGACATCATTCTCATTGATTTTAATCCATTTGGGGGAGTGACTGATTCTCTCCTCTGTGACTGGAATGAGCTGTTTTCTGATGGACCACAAGAAGAG AACGTGTTTCTCTACGTGGACAGCCCAGGTCATGTCCAGCCAAGCCCTTACCTTACCTATGGCTTTCCAAAGGAGTATGTCGATCTTGCATCGCCTGATGCCGCAAAGCTAGTAGAAGCTCTTAAAATG GAAAATGTCAAACAGCGTCCAGGCCAACGTGATACGGAGACCTGA
- the LOC139961568 gene encoding translation initiation factor eIF2 assembly protein-like isoform X4, whose translation MKALSYMFSTAMASPMSKQHILNCSFSSWYNCFQHVSIPSKIIPLEDEFVSYLLADGIYLPDSSGSGDSDDSENNVQAKRQQFPELQSLIENKIQDLGGSVFPKLNWSSPKDAAWIAAGNTLRSYNFNEIFILLKSSDFVTHDLTMPFELCENQSKDDLRYELILRKWMEINPSMEFRVFVKNDSIVGISQRETSTYYDTVASHAAEIQEEIEAFFDKFICSKFFDTSYVFDIYRREKNDIILIDFNPFGGVTDSLLCDWNELFSDGPQEENVFLYVDSPGHVQPSPYLTYGFPKEYVDLASPDAAKLVEALKMENVKQRPGQRDTET comes from the exons atgaaagcTCTTAGTTACATG TTCTCAACCGCTATGGCATCACCAATGTCAAAACAGCACATTCTCAACTGCAGCTTTTCATCTTGGTACAATTGCTTCCAACATGTTTCTATTCCCAG TAAAATTATTCCTTTAGAAGATGAGTTTGTATCATACCTTTTGGCAGATGGAATTTACCTTCCTGACAG CTCTGGAAGTGGAGACTCGGATGATTCAGAAAATAATGTACAAGCAAAG AGGCAACAGTTTCCAGAATTACAGTCTCTCATTGAGAACAAAATTCAAGACCTGGGTGGATCTGTGTTTCCCAAACTTAACTGGAGTTCTCCCAAG GATGCAGCATGGATAGCAGCGGGAAACACTCTAAGAAGTTACAATTTCAACGAGATATTTATCTTACTCAAGAGCTCAGATTTTGTAACTCACGATCTGACAATGCC aTTTGAACTTTGTGAGAATCAAAGTAAGGATGATCTCAGATATGAG CTCATCCTGCGGAAATGGATGGAAATCAATCCAAGTATGGAATTTCGAGTTTTTGTGAAGAACGATTCTATAGTAG GTATATCTCAGAGAGAAACATCAACCTACTATGATACAGTTGCTTCACACGCAGCAGAAATACAAGAAGAAATAGAGGCCTTCTTTGATAAATTTATTTGTTCCAAATTCTTTGATACAAGTT ATGTGTTTGATATTTACAGAAGAGAAAAG AATGACATCATTCTCATTGATTTTAATCCATTTGGGGGAGTGACTGATTCTCTCCTCTGTGACTGGAATGAGCTGTTTTCTGATGGACCACAAGAAGAG AACGTGTTTCTCTACGTGGACAGCCCAGGTCATGTCCAGCCAAGCCCTTACCTTACCTATGGCTTTCCAAAGGAGTATGTCGATCTTGCATCGCCTGATGCCGCAAAGCTAGTAGAAGCTCTTAAAATG GAAAATGTCAAACAGCGTCCAGGCCAACGTGATACGGAGACCTGA
- the LOC139961568 gene encoding translation initiation factor eIF2 assembly protein-like isoform X1 — translation MVHDYRSNFRETRPNVICRSELDTFVVSATTGSLPLFSTAMASPMSKQHILNCSFSSWYNCFQHVSIPSKIIPLEDEFVSYLLADGIYLPDSSGSGDSDDSENNVQAKRQQFPELQSLIENKIQDLGGSVFPKLNWSSPKDAAWIAAGNTLRSYNFNEIFILLKSSDFVTHDLTMPFELCENQSKDDLRYELILRKWMEINPSMEFRVFVKNDSIVGISQRETSTYYDTVASHAAEIQEEIEAFFDKFICSKFFDTSYVFDIYRREKNDIILIDFNPFGGVTDSLLCDWNELFSDGPQEENVFLYVDSPGHVQPSPYLTYGFPKEYVDLASPDAAKLVEALKMENVKQRPGQRDTET, via the exons ATGGTACATGATTACAGAAGCAATTTTCGTGAAACTAGGCCTAATGTTATTTGCAGAAGTGAATTGGATACGTTCGTTGTTTCAGCTACTACTGGATCATTACCATTG TTCTCAACCGCTATGGCATCACCAATGTCAAAACAGCACATTCTCAACTGCAGCTTTTCATCTTGGTACAATTGCTTCCAACATGTTTCTATTCCCAG TAAAATTATTCCTTTAGAAGATGAGTTTGTATCATACCTTTTGGCAGATGGAATTTACCTTCCTGACAG CTCTGGAAGTGGAGACTCGGATGATTCAGAAAATAATGTACAAGCAAAG AGGCAACAGTTTCCAGAATTACAGTCTCTCATTGAGAACAAAATTCAAGACCTGGGTGGATCTGTGTTTCCCAAACTTAACTGGAGTTCTCCCAAG GATGCAGCATGGATAGCAGCGGGAAACACTCTAAGAAGTTACAATTTCAACGAGATATTTATCTTACTCAAGAGCTCAGATTTTGTAACTCACGATCTGACAATGCC aTTTGAACTTTGTGAGAATCAAAGTAAGGATGATCTCAGATATGAG CTCATCCTGCGGAAATGGATGGAAATCAATCCAAGTATGGAATTTCGAGTTTTTGTGAAGAACGATTCTATAGTAG GTATATCTCAGAGAGAAACATCAACCTACTATGATACAGTTGCTTCACACGCAGCAGAAATACAAGAAGAAATAGAGGCCTTCTTTGATAAATTTATTTGTTCCAAATTCTTTGATACAAGTT ATGTGTTTGATATTTACAGAAGAGAAAAG AATGACATCATTCTCATTGATTTTAATCCATTTGGGGGAGTGACTGATTCTCTCCTCTGTGACTGGAATGAGCTGTTTTCTGATGGACCACAAGAAGAG AACGTGTTTCTCTACGTGGACAGCCCAGGTCATGTCCAGCCAAGCCCTTACCTTACCTATGGCTTTCCAAAGGAGTATGTCGATCTTGCATCGCCTGATGCCGCAAAGCTAGTAGAAGCTCTTAAAATG GAAAATGTCAAACAGCGTCCAGGCCAACGTGATACGGAGACCTGA
- the LOC139961568 gene encoding translation initiation factor eIF2 assembly protein-like isoform X3 has translation MSLMAIFQFSTAMASPMSKQHILNCSFSSWYNCFQHVSIPSKIIPLEDEFVSYLLADGIYLPDSSGSGDSDDSENNVQAKRQQFPELQSLIENKIQDLGGSVFPKLNWSSPKDAAWIAAGNTLRSYNFNEIFILLKSSDFVTHDLTMPFELCENQSKDDLRYELILRKWMEINPSMEFRVFVKNDSIVGISQRETSTYYDTVASHAAEIQEEIEAFFDKFICSKFFDTSYVFDIYRREKNDIILIDFNPFGGVTDSLLCDWNELFSDGPQEENVFLYVDSPGHVQPSPYLTYGFPKEYVDLASPDAAKLVEALKMENVKQRPGQRDTET, from the exons ATGTCCCTAATGG CAATTTTCCAGTTCTCAACCGCTATGGCATCACCAATGTCAAAACAGCACATTCTCAACTGCAGCTTTTCATCTTGGTACAATTGCTTCCAACATGTTTCTATTCCCAG TAAAATTATTCCTTTAGAAGATGAGTTTGTATCATACCTTTTGGCAGATGGAATTTACCTTCCTGACAG CTCTGGAAGTGGAGACTCGGATGATTCAGAAAATAATGTACAAGCAAAG AGGCAACAGTTTCCAGAATTACAGTCTCTCATTGAGAACAAAATTCAAGACCTGGGTGGATCTGTGTTTCCCAAACTTAACTGGAGTTCTCCCAAG GATGCAGCATGGATAGCAGCGGGAAACACTCTAAGAAGTTACAATTTCAACGAGATATTTATCTTACTCAAGAGCTCAGATTTTGTAACTCACGATCTGACAATGCC aTTTGAACTTTGTGAGAATCAAAGTAAGGATGATCTCAGATATGAG CTCATCCTGCGGAAATGGATGGAAATCAATCCAAGTATGGAATTTCGAGTTTTTGTGAAGAACGATTCTATAGTAG GTATATCTCAGAGAGAAACATCAACCTACTATGATACAGTTGCTTCACACGCAGCAGAAATACAAGAAGAAATAGAGGCCTTCTTTGATAAATTTATTTGTTCCAAATTCTTTGATACAAGTT ATGTGTTTGATATTTACAGAAGAGAAAAG AATGACATCATTCTCATTGATTTTAATCCATTTGGGGGAGTGACTGATTCTCTCCTCTGTGACTGGAATGAGCTGTTTTCTGATGGACCACAAGAAGAG AACGTGTTTCTCTACGTGGACAGCCCAGGTCATGTCCAGCCAAGCCCTTACCTTACCTATGGCTTTCCAAAGGAGTATGTCGATCTTGCATCGCCTGATGCCGCAAAGCTAGTAGAAGCTCTTAAAATG GAAAATGTCAAACAGCGTCCAGGCCAACGTGATACGGAGACCTGA
- the LOC139961568 gene encoding translation initiation factor eIF2 assembly protein-like isoform X2: MVGSGSSQVTAIFQFSTAMASPMSKQHILNCSFSSWYNCFQHVSIPSKIIPLEDEFVSYLLADGIYLPDSSGSGDSDDSENNVQAKRQQFPELQSLIENKIQDLGGSVFPKLNWSSPKDAAWIAAGNTLRSYNFNEIFILLKSSDFVTHDLTMPFELCENQSKDDLRYELILRKWMEINPSMEFRVFVKNDSIVGISQRETSTYYDTVASHAAEIQEEIEAFFDKFICSKFFDTSYVFDIYRREKNDIILIDFNPFGGVTDSLLCDWNELFSDGPQEENVFLYVDSPGHVQPSPYLTYGFPKEYVDLASPDAAKLVEALKMENVKQRPGQRDTET, encoded by the exons ATGGTTGGTTCTGGTAGTTCGCAAGTGACTG CAATTTTCCAGTTCTCAACCGCTATGGCATCACCAATGTCAAAACAGCACATTCTCAACTGCAGCTTTTCATCTTGGTACAATTGCTTCCAACATGTTTCTATTCCCAG TAAAATTATTCCTTTAGAAGATGAGTTTGTATCATACCTTTTGGCAGATGGAATTTACCTTCCTGACAG CTCTGGAAGTGGAGACTCGGATGATTCAGAAAATAATGTACAAGCAAAG AGGCAACAGTTTCCAGAATTACAGTCTCTCATTGAGAACAAAATTCAAGACCTGGGTGGATCTGTGTTTCCCAAACTTAACTGGAGTTCTCCCAAG GATGCAGCATGGATAGCAGCGGGAAACACTCTAAGAAGTTACAATTTCAACGAGATATTTATCTTACTCAAGAGCTCAGATTTTGTAACTCACGATCTGACAATGCC aTTTGAACTTTGTGAGAATCAAAGTAAGGATGATCTCAGATATGAG CTCATCCTGCGGAAATGGATGGAAATCAATCCAAGTATGGAATTTCGAGTTTTTGTGAAGAACGATTCTATAGTAG GTATATCTCAGAGAGAAACATCAACCTACTATGATACAGTTGCTTCACACGCAGCAGAAATACAAGAAGAAATAGAGGCCTTCTTTGATAAATTTATTTGTTCCAAATTCTTTGATACAAGTT ATGTGTTTGATATTTACAGAAGAGAAAAG AATGACATCATTCTCATTGATTTTAATCCATTTGGGGGAGTGACTGATTCTCTCCTCTGTGACTGGAATGAGCTGTTTTCTGATGGACCACAAGAAGAG AACGTGTTTCTCTACGTGGACAGCCCAGGTCATGTCCAGCCAAGCCCTTACCTTACCTATGGCTTTCCAAAGGAGTATGTCGATCTTGCATCGCCTGATGCCGCAAAGCTAGTAGAAGCTCTTAAAATG GAAAATGTCAAACAGCGTCCAGGCCAACGTGATACGGAGACCTGA